The following coding sequences are from one Reyranella humidisoli window:
- a CDS encoding sensor histidine kinase — MSARPAGAAPPSDVDKLRRHVRILVELGRMAGHHTNPERFLDQAVVQVGRAIEIHHVKILRYRRATADLLMVAGTGWKEGVVRSATFASDLKSPPGWSFQTGEPICIEDFDKVPEFAISQTLKEHDIVSLANVPILTDGAAWGVLEVDSTVHRDFTQDSVQFMVAAAAIIGSLLRDDTSSRGEAAALAEAAAQAQHREILLRELQHRVKNNFQLILASIGLQKRRFPEGETHRALDHITNRINAISLAHDQLAPRQDMQAVDVARYLRALCASIEQQVEDVALDIEADEVELSIDRAVPLGLILNEAATNSAKHAFPAHAGGSGGRITIKLKAGIGFGEGRLTVSDNGQGIQKKNPTGSGLKLIESLARQIGGQVEIESSSSGTTTMVTFPIIS; from the coding sequence ATGTCAGCCAGACCAGCCGGGGCGGCGCCGCCGTCCGACGTCGACAAGCTCCGGCGCCATGTCCGCATCCTCGTGGAGCTGGGCCGTATGGCGGGCCATCACACCAACCCCGAGCGCTTCCTGGACCAGGCCGTCGTGCAGGTCGGGCGCGCCATCGAGATTCATCACGTCAAGATCCTGCGCTATCGCCGCGCCACAGCCGACCTGCTGATGGTGGCGGGCACCGGCTGGAAGGAGGGCGTGGTGCGATCCGCGACCTTCGCCTCGGACCTCAAGTCGCCGCCCGGCTGGAGCTTCCAGACCGGTGAGCCGATCTGCATCGAGGATTTCGACAAGGTGCCCGAGTTCGCGATCTCCCAGACACTGAAGGAGCACGACATCGTCTCGCTGGCCAACGTGCCGATCCTCACCGACGGCGCGGCCTGGGGCGTGCTCGAGGTCGACAGCACGGTGCATCGCGACTTCACGCAGGACTCGGTACAGTTCATGGTCGCGGCCGCGGCGATCATCGGCTCGCTGCTGCGCGACGACACCTCCTCGCGCGGCGAGGCGGCGGCGCTGGCCGAAGCGGCGGCGCAGGCGCAGCACCGCGAGATCCTGCTGCGCGAGCTGCAGCACCGGGTGAAGAACAACTTCCAGCTCATCCTGGCCTCGATCGGCCTGCAGAAGCGCCGCTTCCCCGAGGGCGAGACGCATCGCGCGCTCGACCACATCACCAACCGCATCAACGCCATCTCGCTCGCCCACGACCAGCTCGCGCCGCGCCAGGACATGCAGGCGGTCGACGTCGCGCGCTACCTGCGCGCGCTGTGCGCCTCGATCGAGCAGCAGGTCGAGGACGTGGCGCTCGATATCGAGGCCGACGAGGTCGAACTCTCGATCGACCGCGCCGTGCCGCTCGGCCTGATCCTGAACGAGGCCGCCACCAACAGCGCCAAGCACGCCTTCCCCGCTCATGCGGGGGGCAGCGGCGGCCGCATCACCATCAAGCTGAAGGCCGGCATCGGCTTCGGCGAGGGCCGCCTCACCGTCTCCGACAACGGCCAGGGCATCCAGAAGAAGAACCCGACCGGCTCCGGCCTCAAACTGATCGAGTCCCTCGCCCGCCAGATCGGCGGCCAGGTCGAGATCGAAAGCTCGTCCTCCGGCACGACGACGATGGTGACATTCCCGATCATCAGTTGA